The nucleotide sequence TTTAAGTACTCGAATTTGTGACCGTCAATTTTCCAGTCTTTAAATGCGTCTTCATTACGAACATCTAAAATAAACAATTCTTTGTTTTCGATTACTTTGCGCGCCACTTGTGCGGCTGTCCATGCTGTTACTGTCATCTAAATTACCCCCATAGGTATATTTTTGTTTAAAATTTTTTCTATTAAAACGTTAACGTTGGTGCTGCATCCTTCGCGTATTCAAGGAATGTAACCGCACCGCCTACTTCAATACCATCCACGAAATCTTCTTTTGTCAGACCCATTACGTCCATTGTCATTTGACAAGCGATAAACTTCACACCTAAATCCTGTGCCATTTCCACTAATTGCGGAATTGCCGGTACATTCGCCTTGGCAAAGCCTTCCGCAAAGTGTTCTTTACCAGCAGGCATTTCAAGTGCATGCATCCCTTGTTTATGAATGAGGTTCAATCCTTCAAATGTGAAAAAGATTGCGACTTCTTTATCGGAAGCTGCTGCTGCCGTTGTGATATTGAATACTTTATATGCATCGAAAAGTCCGCCGTTCGCTGCGATGATTGCTACTTTGTTTGTCATATTACTCTACCTCTTTCTGTAATTCGCCTTCATAGCCTGTCATTCCAGGCAAGACGTTGTATACTTTTGTAAATCCAGCTTCAGCCAGTTGTTTTGCTGCCATATCTGAGCGTGTACCTGTACGGCAAATGACATAAATTGTTTCATTTTTATCGAGTTCATCCATTCGTGTTGTTAATTCGCCCATAGGAATTGATTTTGCTCCCGGGATATGGCCGAAAGCATATTCTGCTGCTTCACGGACATCCAAAATTAACCCTTCTTGTTTCACTGCATCTTCATTTGAAATTGTTTTTTCAAATGTTTTTTCTGCTGCTTCACTGATTTTCGGATTACATTTACGAATATAGTGATAAAACACACCATCTACTTCATTGGATCCGATATATTGGTGGCCGACAGTTTTCGACCATGCCGCTATATCCGCTACCGAACCTTTGTCTGTCGCCTGAATTTCCAGCACTTGTCCTTCTGCCACGTCATTCATCGCTTTTTTCGTTTTCACAATCGGCATTGGGCAAGCTAAACCTTTTGCATCAAGTTGTACGTCTGATTTAATCATCTTTATCCTCCACTTATACCAGTAAAGGTATAATTTATTTTAAAAATTTTTTATTTTACTTCGCCATTCCATTCAAGCATACCGCCTGTCATATTCGTCACATCAAACCCTTGCGATTCCAGAAATGCTGTTGCCTGACCACTGCGGCCGCCTGAACGGCAAACCATAATATACGGGATTTTTTTATCCAATTCGTGCATGCGGAATTCCAGCAGTCCTAATGGAATATGTGTAACACCTGGAATATGGCCTGCTTCTACTTCTGCCACTTCGCGAACATCGATTAAATGAATCGCTTCGCCGGCTTCTAATTTTGCTTGAACTTGTTCTGGTAAAATAGTTTTCATCTTGATTTCCTCCTTAGTATGCACTCATGCCGCCACGAACATTTGTCACTTGTTCATAGCCTAATTTTTTCAGCTGATTACAAGCCTGTTTCGAACGCATCCCGCTCTGGCAAATAACTACAATTTCCTTATCCTTTGGCAGTTTCGAAAAATCGGAGCCAAGCGGGATATTTTTAAACTGCTTCACATTGCGCGCTTTATACTCAGCAGGTGTGCGAACATCGACAAAAACTTTATCTTTGTCATTGAGCACTGTTTTAAGCTGTGCCGTTGTCAACGTATTGACGCCTTTTGCCGGCTTCATACGCCAGATCAAAAATGCTGCGATTACGGCGATTAATAAGATTGTTTCCATAAGTCACCTCTTATATGAATAAGTTTATGTTTCCTTCTTCAGCATCCGCCAAATAAGCGGCCACACCGGCATACTCAATGCCGTCCAGTAATTCTTCTTGTTGAAGTCCCAGTAAATCCATGGTCATTGTACATGTCACAAGCTTAATGTCCTGTTCCTGCGCCATTTCAATTAACTGTGTCAACGTCAATGCATTATGCTTATTCATAACGTGCTTGATCATTTTAGGGCCCATGCCCAGCATTTGCATTTTTGATAAACCTAGTTTCTCTGCACCACGCGGCATCATTTTGGCAAACATTTTTTCAAGGAAACCTTTTTTAACCGCTACCGGTTCTTGTTTTCTTAATGCATTGATACCCCAGAAGGTATGAAATATTGTTACTTCATGTTCATAGGCTGCCGCACCGTTTGCAATAATATAAGCGGCCATTGCCTTGTCGTAATCACCGCTGAATAATACGATGGTTGTTCTTTTCTTTTCCAATGTAAGTCCCCCTACCCCTATAGGTATATAATATTTTAAAAATAAAAAGCCTTATCGACTTTTTACTAGTAAATCCACTGCCTG is from Solibacillus isronensis and encodes:
- a CDS encoding DsrE/DsrF/DrsH-like family protein, which gives rise to MTNKVAIIAANGGLFDAYKVFNITTAAAASDKEVAIFFTFEGLNLIHKQGMHALEMPAGKEHFAEGFAKANVPAIPQLVEMAQDLGVKFIACQMTMDVMGLTKEDFVDGIEVGGAVTFLEYAKDAAPTLTF
- a CDS encoding sulfurtransferase TusA family protein, translating into MIKSDVQLDAKGLACPMPIVKTKKAMNDVAEGQVLEIQATDKGSVADIAAWSKTVGHQYIGSNEVDGVFYHYIRKCNPKISEAAEKTFEKTISNEDAVKQEGLILDVREAAEYAFGHIPGAKSIPMGELTTRMDELDKNETIYVICRTGTRSDMAAKQLAEAGFTKVYNVLPGMTGYEGELQKEVE
- a CDS encoding rhodanese-like domain-containing protein, whose protein sequence is MKTILPEQVQAKLEAGEAIHLIDVREVAEVEAGHIPGVTHIPLGLLEFRMHELDKKIPYIMVCRSGGRSGQATAFLESQGFDVTNMTGGMLEWNGEVK
- a CDS encoding rhodanese-like domain-containing protein; the protein is METILLIAVIAAFLIWRMKPAKGVNTLTTAQLKTVLNDKDKVFVDVRTPAEYKARNVKQFKNIPLGSDFSKLPKDKEIVVICQSGMRSKQACNQLKKLGYEQVTNVRGGMSAY
- a CDS encoding DsrE/DsrF/DrsH-like family protein, with translation MGVGGLTLEKKRTTIVLFSGDYDKAMAAYIIANGAAAYEHEVTIFHTFWGINALRKQEPVAVKKGFLEKMFAKMMPRGAEKLGLSKMQMLGMGPKMIKHVMNKHNALTLTQLIEMAQEQDIKLVTCTMTMDLLGLQQEELLDGIEYAGVAAYLADAEEGNINLFI